A single genomic interval of Gossypium raimondii isolate GPD5lz chromosome 11, ASM2569854v1, whole genome shotgun sequence harbors:
- the LOC105802161 gene encoding probable protein phosphatase 2C 60 produces the protein MLSRLVNFLRACWRTSSDRGSDAAGRQDGLLWYKDIGQHLNGEFSMAVVQANNLLEDQSQIESGSLSTLESDPLGTFVGIYDGHGGPETSRYINDHLFQHLKRFATEQQSMSVDVIKKAFQATEEGFFSVVAKQWPMKPQIAAVGSCCLVGVVCNGTLYIANLGDSRAVLGRRVKATGEVLAIQLSSEHNVGIESVRQEMRSLHPDDSHIVVLKYNVWRVKGLIQISRSIGDVYLKKPEFNREPLYQRFRLRETFRKPILSSEPSISMHELQPYDQFIVFASDGLWEHLSNQDAVDIVQKHPRNGSARRLVKAALLEAAKKREMRYTDLKKIERGVRRHFHDDITVVVVFLDSNLVSKASSANSHSLSLRGGGVNLPAKTLAPCAPT, from the exons ATGTTATCAAGGTTGGTCAACTTTCTGAGGGCCTGCTGGCGGACATCTTCAGACCGTGGTTCGGATGCAGCAGGCCGACAAGATGGGCTTCTTTGGTACAAAGACATAGGGCAGCACTTGAATGGTGAATTTTCTATGGCTGTTGTCCAGGCTAACAATCTGCTTGAGGATCAAAGCCAGATTGAATCTGGCTCCTTGAGCACTCTCGAGTCTGATCCATTAGGTACCTTCGTAGGAATATATGACGGTCATGGTGGCCCTGAGACGTCGCGTTATATCAATGATCACCTCTTCCAGCATCTAAAGA GGTTTGCCACGGAGCAGCAATCCATGTCTGTTGATGTCATAAAGAAAGCATTTCAAGCAACAGAAGAGGGATTTTTCTCTGTTGTTGCAAAACAGTGGCCTATGAAGCCCCAGATTGCTGCTGTGGGATCATGCTGCCTGGTGGGTGTTGTTTGTAATGGGACCCTTTACATTGCTAACCTTGGTGACTCTCGTGCTGTGCTGGGAAGGCGTGTCAAGGCAACTGGGGAGGTTCTAGCCATCCAGCTGTCATCAGAGCATAATGTAGGAATAGAGTCTGTCAGGCAGGAGATGCGTTCTTTGCATCCTGATGACTCACACAttgtagttttaaaatataatgtatggCGAGTAAAAGGCCTCATACAG ATTTCTAGATCCATTGGTGATGTTTACCTTAAAAAGCCTGAATTCAACAGGGAGCCTCTATATCAAAGGTTTCGGCTTCGTGAAACTTTTAGAAAGCCAATTTTGAGCTCTGAACCATCAATATCTATGCATGAACTCCAACCTTATGATCAGTTTATCGTATTTGCTTCTGATGGTCTCTGGGAACATCTTAGCAATCAGGATGCAGTTGATATAGTTCAAAAGCATCCTCGCAAT GGGAGTGCTAGGAGGCTTGTGAAAGCTGCCTTGCTGGAAGCCGctaaaaagagagaaatgagATACACAGATTTGAAGAAGATAGAGCGAGGCGTACGCAGGCACTTCCATGATGACATCACGGTTGTAGTTGTATTTCTCGATTCAAATCTTGTGAGCAAAGCCAGCTCAGCGAATAGCCATTCATTGTCCCTCAGAGGAGGTGGAGTTAACCTGCCTGCAAAAACTCTGGCTCCCTGTGCCCCTACTTAA
- the LOC105802163 gene encoding NEP1-interacting protein 1: MDYYGYPSRVSMSSISLLGNFIEKVKEFCNSALSAIIGNIFSAILTFFFALVGTLLGAMTGALIGQETESGFVRGAAVGAISGAVFSIEVFESSLLLWQSDESGIGCLLYLIDVIVSLLSGRLVRERIGPAMLSAVQSQMGAAEPATTFAEVHNIFDTGSAKGLARHLVEKIPKMIITNGNNVNASGEKVSCSVCLQDFQLGETVRNLPQCHHMFHQPCIDKWLLSHGSCPLCRRDL; this comes from the exons atggATTATTACGGATACCCATCTCGTGTTTCTATgtcttcaatttctttgttaggGAATTTCATTGAAAAGGTTAAAGAATTTTGCAATTCCGCCCTTTCTGCCATTATTGGGAACATTTTCTCTGCCATCTTAACCTTCTTCTTTGCGTTGG TGGGAACATTGTTAGGGGCCATGACGGGGGCATTGATAGGACAAGAGACGGAGAGTGGGTTCGTTAGAGGGGCTGCGGTTGGGGCAATATCTGGAGCAGTTTTCTCGATTGAAGTCTTCGAATCTTCTCTCCTCCTTTGGCAATCCGATGAATCCGGGATCGGATGTTTGCTCTACTTG ATTGATGTGATTGTAAGCCTTCTAAGTGGGAGACTTGTTCGTGAACGAATCGGTCCGGCTATGCTGAGTGCAGTCCAGAGTCAg ATGGGTGCTGCTGAGCCTGCAACAACATTCGCGGAGGTCCACAACATCTTCGACACCGGTAGTGCTAAAGGATTGGCCAGACATTTGGTTGAAAAAATCCCGAAGATGATAATCACAAACGGTAACAATGTGAATGCTTCTGGGGAGAAAGTTTCATGCTCAGTTTGCCTTCAG GACTTTCAGCTTGGAGAAACAGTGAGGAACTTGCCACAGTGCCATCACATGTTCCACCAGCCGTGCATAGATAAGTGGCTGCTTAGTCATGGTTCTTGTCCATTGTGTAGAAGGGATCTGTAA